One part of the Brevundimonas subvibrioides ATCC 15264 genome encodes these proteins:
- a CDS encoding error-prone DNA polymerase produces MSRLDLSGGYAELATASNFSFLRGASHPKELVATAILRGHSGLGLADRNTVAGVVRAWSALKALREDGLSPPDVMRDGSGPGEVTYVEDPANDPALSEEVKRRAATFKLATGTRLVFNDGTPDILAYPETRAGWGRLTRLLTLGNRRAIKGQCEIGLRDLLATPEDLLLIVMPDRRLDRLASVLDQVAEAAPGSTWLGAVMGRGGDDRRRLARLKTLAEQAGLPLLAVNDVLYHDVDQRDLQDVVTCIREGVTIEAAGRLLNANAERHLKSPAEMARLFRDAPEAVAQTGAFLSRVGFDLEQLRYQYPEEPVPPGWEPQAWLEDLTWKHANRCYPDGVPSKVSDLLTKELAFIQKAAFAPYFLTIYDIVRVARDKGILCQGRGSAANSAVCYVLGITSVNPMESDLLFERFLSEDRNEPPDIDVDFEHERREEIIQHIYERHGRHRAGIAATVIRYRPKSAIREVGKVLGLTEDVTARLAGSQWGSWGSEMSERHVEQAGLDATNPMIARAVAMAMRLLNHPRHLSQHVGGFILTQDRLDEMVPIGNAAMPDRTFIEWDKDDIDELRLMKVDVLALGMLTCIRKAFDLMREHSGVDHDLASVPQDDPAVYEMLCQGDSIGVFQVESRAQINMLPRLKPRKLYDLVIQVAIVRPGPIQGDMVHPYLRRRSGLEEPDYSQPGPAYPSDELKVVLEKTLGVPLFQEQAMKVAMVAAEFTDREANGLRKAMGTFRGDGTLHTYEHRMVGRMIERGYDPAFAQRCFDQIKGFGSYGFPESHAASFALLVYISSWIKRHHPAAFACALLNSQPMGFYAPAQIVRDAQEHGVETRPIDVACSGWNNGLEGPADRLALRLGFRQIDGFREDWATALVAARDPAITDLETLARRAGLPGAAIRKLADADAFRSMRMDRREALWAARRLPDDDALPLFAAAEARERGARELGVEPDAQLPSMRLGEHVAADYQTFRLSLKAHPMAILRPVFAAERVVTCAETLARRGGSTVRVAGVVLVRQRPGKGNAIFVTLEDETGVSNVVLWARMFEQYRREVMGARLMEVEGVVEKSPEGVVHVVARRVIDRSPELARLSEDHAVDIQLSRADEILRPQPPRHPTGSHPRDVRVLPASRDFH; encoded by the coding sequence ATGAGCCGTCTCGATCTCTCCGGCGGCTATGCCGAACTGGCGACGGCCAGCAATTTCTCGTTCCTCAGGGGCGCGTCGCATCCCAAGGAGCTGGTGGCGACGGCGATCCTGCGCGGCCATTCCGGCCTGGGTCTGGCGGATCGCAACACCGTGGCCGGGGTCGTCCGGGCCTGGAGCGCCCTGAAGGCCCTGCGCGAGGACGGACTGTCGCCGCCCGACGTGATGCGCGACGGCTCTGGCCCCGGCGAGGTCACCTATGTCGAGGACCCCGCCAACGACCCGGCCCTGTCGGAGGAGGTCAAGCGCCGCGCCGCGACCTTCAAACTGGCGACCGGCACGCGCCTGGTCTTCAACGACGGGACGCCCGACATCCTGGCCTATCCCGAGACCCGCGCCGGGTGGGGACGGCTGACCCGGCTGCTGACCCTGGGCAACCGTCGCGCCATCAAGGGCCAGTGCGAGATCGGCCTGCGCGACCTGCTGGCGACGCCGGAAGACCTGCTGCTGATCGTCATGCCGGACCGGCGGCTGGACCGGCTGGCGTCCGTTCTGGATCAGGTCGCAGAGGCGGCTCCCGGATCGACCTGGCTGGGGGCCGTCATGGGGCGGGGCGGCGACGACCGCCGTCGTCTTGCTCGCCTGAAGACGCTGGCGGAGCAGGCGGGGCTTCCCCTGCTGGCCGTCAACGACGTGCTGTATCACGACGTCGACCAGCGCGACCTGCAGGACGTGGTGACCTGTATCCGCGAAGGCGTGACCATCGAGGCGGCCGGGCGTCTGCTGAACGCCAATGCCGAGCGGCACCTGAAGTCGCCGGCGGAGATGGCGCGCCTGTTCCGCGACGCGCCCGAGGCGGTGGCCCAGACGGGGGCCTTCCTGTCCCGCGTCGGGTTCGACCTGGAACAGCTGCGCTACCAGTACCCGGAAGAACCCGTCCCGCCGGGCTGGGAGCCCCAGGCCTGGCTGGAGGACCTGACCTGGAAGCATGCGAACCGCTGCTATCCCGACGGCGTGCCCTCGAAAGTCAGCGACCTGCTGACCAAGGAGCTGGCCTTCATCCAGAAGGCCGCCTTCGCCCCCTATTTCCTGACCATCTACGACATCGTGCGGGTGGCGCGGGACAAGGGCATCCTTTGCCAGGGCCGGGGGTCGGCCGCCAACTCCGCAGTCTGCTACGTGCTGGGCATCACCTCGGTGAACCCGATGGAATCCGACCTCCTGTTCGAGCGCTTCCTGTCGGAGGACCGGAACGAGCCGCCCGACATCGACGTGGATTTCGAGCACGAGCGGCGCGAGGAGATCATCCAGCACATCTACGAGCGCCATGGGCGTCACCGCGCCGGCATCGCCGCCACGGTGATCCGCTATCGCCCCAAAAGCGCCATCCGCGAGGTCGGCAAGGTCCTGGGCCTGACCGAGGACGTCACCGCGCGTCTGGCCGGCAGCCAGTGGGGCAGCTGGGGGTCGGAAATGAGCGAGCGCCATGTCGAACAGGCCGGGCTGGACGCGACCAACCCCATGATCGCGCGGGCGGTGGCCATGGCGATGCGGCTGCTGAACCATCCGCGGCATCTGTCCCAGCACGTCGGCGGCTTCATCCTGACCCAGGACCGGCTGGACGAGATGGTGCCCATCGGCAACGCGGCCATGCCGGACCGCACCTTCATCGAATGGGACAAGGACGACATCGACGAACTGCGCCTGATGAAGGTCGATGTGCTGGCACTCGGCATGCTGACCTGCATCCGCAAGGCCTTCGACCTGATGCGCGAACACAGCGGCGTCGATCACGACCTGGCCTCCGTCCCCCAGGACGATCCGGCCGTCTACGAGATGCTGTGCCAGGGCGACTCGATCGGCGTCTTCCAGGTCGAGAGCCGCGCCCAGATCAACATGTTGCCGCGCCTGAAGCCGCGAAAGCTCTACGACCTGGTGATCCAGGTGGCCATCGTCCGGCCCGGGCCGATCCAGGGCGACATGGTCCATCCCTATCTGCGACGGCGCAGCGGGCTGGAGGAACCGGACTATTCACAGCCGGGCCCGGCCTATCCGTCGGACGAGCTCAAGGTCGTCCTGGAAAAGACCCTGGGCGTGCCCCTGTTCCAGGAACAGGCGATGAAGGTCGCCATGGTCGCGGCCGAGTTCACCGACCGGGAGGCCAACGGCCTGCGCAAGGCCATGGGCACCTTCCGGGGCGACGGCACCCTGCATACCTATGAACACCGGATGGTCGGCCGGATGATCGAGCGGGGCTACGACCCGGCCTTCGCCCAGCGCTGCTTCGATCAGATCAAGGGCTTCGGGTCCTACGGCTTTCCCGAGAGCCACGCCGCGTCCTTCGCCCTGCTGGTCTACATCTCGTCCTGGATCAAGCGCCACCACCCGGCGGCCTTCGCCTGCGCCCTGCTGAACAGCCAGCCGATGGGTTTCTATGCCCCGGCCCAGATCGTGCGCGACGCCCAGGAACACGGCGTCGAGACCCGGCCCATCGACGTCGCCTGCAGCGGCTGGAACAACGGCCTGGAGGGACCGGCCGACCGTCTGGCCCTGCGTCTGGGCTTTCGCCAGATCGACGGCTTTCGCGAGGACTGGGCGACGGCCCTGGTCGCGGCACGGGACCCGGCCATCACCGATCTGGAGACCCTGGCGCGACGCGCGGGCCTGCCGGGGGCGGCGATCCGGAAACTGGCCGATGCCGATGCCTTCCGGTCGATGAGGATGGATCGGCGCGAGGCGCTGTGGGCGGCGCGGCGCCTGCCCGACGACGACGCCCTGCCCCTGTTCGCCGCCGCCGAGGCGCGCGAGCGCGGGGCCCGCGAACTGGGGGTCGAGCCTGACGCACAACTGCCGTCGATGCGACTGGGCGAGCACGTCGCCGCCGACTACCAGACCTTCCGCCTGTCGCTGAAGGCCCACCCCATGGCCATCCTGCGTCCCGTCTTCGCCGCCGAGCGGGTCGTGACCTGCGCCGAGACCCTGGCCCGACGCGGCGGATCAACGGTGCGGGTCGCGGGCGTCGTTCTGGTGCGTCAGCGGCCGGGCAAGGGCAATGCCATCTTCGTCACCCTGGAAGACGAGACCGGAGTCTCGAACGTCGTCCTGTGGGCCCGGATGTTCGAACAGTACCGCCGTGAGGTCATGGGGGCGCGCCTGATGGAGGTCGAGGGCGTCGTGGAGAAAAGCCCGGAAGGGGTGGTGCACGTCGTGGCCCGGCGCGTCATCGACCGGTCCCCTGAGCTGGCCCGCCTGTCCGAGGATCACGCGGTGGACATCCAGCTGTCGCGCGCCGACGAAATCCTCCGTCCCCAGCCGCCCCGCCACCCCACGGGCAGCCATCCGCGCGACGTGCGCGTCCTGCCCGCCTCGCGCGACTTTCACTGA